The Fimbriimonadia bacterium genome contains the following window.
AGTTGAGCAAGTAGCAGGCACTCTCCCATGGCAAGTCAGGCCCGAATGTCCAGTTTGGGTTTCGCGCCTTCCACCATCTCCTCCGATTCCGGCTCCGCTTCAGGCTGAGGCGTGTCGTCCTCGCCTTCGGCAATCTCGACCACATCGCGCGGCTCTTCCTCTTCGGAATGCGCGCGATCCTGCCGACCTTCTCGGCGGTCCGCAGGTCGCACGGCGTTGGAGCCGGATGTGGGCGTTACGCGGCTGAGCGGGGCGCCGCCATCCACAGCCATGGGTCACGGCCTCCCTTAGACCTTCGGTGTGCGTTACTGATGCGCGAACATCGTTACATTGTCGGACAGGCCGACACGCAGGCGTAGCATTGCCTGCGTGTGGAGTTGGTAAACGCGGCTCTCCGACACACCCAAAACCTTCCCGATTTCCTTGAATGTCAGACCCTCGTAATAGTACAGGGTTATCACGAGGTGTTCTCTCTCCGGAAGTCGCTCTATGCAGTCGGTGAGCAAACGCCGAATTTCCTTGCCGTGAATTTCCCCTTCCGGGTTGCTGTGTCGGTCTTCGACAATGTCGGACACCCGCAGCTGGTCTTCCGCCTCGTTGCTGGCCAACACGTCGTCTATGGATGCCAGGGTGGTACGCCCTAGTTGGATGAGGAGCTGATGATAGTCCTCGAGGGTCATGTTCATGGCCTCCGCCACCTCGACTTCCCGAGGAGGGCGACCCAGCTTCGCCTCGAGATGCATGTGCGTGCGCTCCAACAACTTCAGTCGCTCGCGGATCGAGCGAGGCACCCAATCCTCGTCTCGTAGCATCTCCAGAATCGCTCCGCGAATGAGCGCGATAGCATAGGTCTCGAACTTCACCTCGCGGCTACGGTCGAACTGATCGATAGCCTTGATGAGCCCTTGCACGCCGGCTCCCACCAGGTCCTCGCGGTCCAGACCCGGTGGTGGGCTGCTTACGACCCGACCCGCCGTGATCTTGACCAGGTATTTGTAGTGATCAATGAGTTGTAGGCGGGCATCCAGATCGTTTTCCGTTTTGTACTTTCGCCAATACTCCGGAAGCAGTTGCGGTTGAATCGCCATTAGCAGTGCATCCCTCTCATTCGTTTTTGCCCTTCGACTCGACAGACTCCGTCAGCGGCTTGATCTGAGCGAAGACGGCCTGCCATATTGTCCCGAGTACCCACCCAACAACGAACGCGATTCCTCCTCGCGTCAAAGCGAACTGCCAGTGCACCTGTGTGAGGGTCGCGGCAACGAGCGCGACCAGAGCGGCAAGAGAACCTACTAGGAGTGGCACTGCCTGCCTCCGCGGAAGCGCTCAGCGTGATGCCAGGAAGTTCGGACGCAGGAGCCCCACCGAGCAGGTTCGTGGCGGAGCTGCGCGGACGGAATGAGCCAAGGAGTGGGAGGATTTTCGAGAGCAACAATGGCAGCCTCTCCTTGCGCCAAAGGACACCGTCGTGCGGATTGCATCCATGTCTCCCCGTAAGTCTAGATTACGGATCCGAGGTCACCCGCCCTGCTGCGGGCTCGGCATGTAGGTCGGCTTCCAGCCGATGCACTCCCCGCTTCGACGCGCCCTCTTCGTCGCTCTTCCGAGGCGCCGCGCGGAACGAAGGCCCCATAATCTCGGGCCCCAAACAAATCGATCGGTGTTCATTATACCGGGAACGGGACCCATGTCAACCAGTAGTGTAACAGGATTGATTAGTCTGGCTAAATTTTCCCTAGCGCCGCTGGCGGACGGGCGCGCTTCGCAAACACGATCAGCGCGACGATGGTGAGGGCATAAGGCAGGCTGGACCAGAACTCGGAGGGCGCCGTCATCCCGAGGATGGGAACACCCTGCATTCGCATCTGCAGCGCATCGAATAGCCCGAAGCCTAGAGCGGCCGTGAACGCACCCAGCGGATGCCAGCGTCCTAGCACGAGTGCAGCCAGGGCGATGAACCCGCGCCCCGCCGTTACGGCCTCCGAGAACTGGTTGACGTAGGCAAGAGAGAGGAAGCCCCCGCCGAGCCCCGCCAAGACCCCGCTCATCAGCACGGCTCCGGTTCGGATGCGGACGGGGTGGAGGCCCATCGCCGCCGCTTTGTCAGGATCGTTGCCAACTGCTAGTACGTGCAGGCCCCCTCGGGTCCTGAATAGCCACAGCCATGCGACGACGGGCAGCGCCAGCGCCACCGCTATGAAAACCCACTGAGACATGGCGGGTACTTCGGGCGTGCTGCCATGCTGCCCAAAAAGGGGCAAGATTAGAAACGCAGTGCCTCCGAAGGCGATCGCGTTGACCGCGACGCCGCTGACTACGTGATCGATCCGCAGGCGTTGGGTGTTCAGCGCGTGGAGGGACGAGAGGGCGACGGCCGCTAGTACCCCGGTCAGCAGTCCCAGGATAGGGGAGCCAGTCCGGTCGCTTCCGAGCGCCGCGAAAAACGCACCAAAGAGCATTAGGCCTTCCAGGCCGATATTGATGACACCCGAACGTTCACAAATCAATCCACCCATCGCCGCGAAGGTGAGTGGTGTCGCTCCGCGGAGGGTCGCCTCGATGAGTGCACGAATCAGTGCGTCCATCAGTCGGACCTCCGCAGACGCTGCCACCCGATACCAGCAGCGAGCAAGATGACCACACCTTGTACCACGGCGGCGATCTCCTTCGGTATCTCCGTGACGACTTGTGCAGACTGTGCACCCTGAGCGAGTGCGCCGAAGAGAAGTGACGATAAACACACGATCAGAGGATTGGCAAGTGCTATCAGTGCTACTGCCAGACTGTCGAAGCCGTATCCAGGAGAGATGCCATCGTAGAACCGAAACTCATAGGCACACACCTGCATTGCACCAGCGATTCCCGCCAACGCGCCTGATGCGGCCATCGCCCAGACTATGGTCCTCTTGACGTTGACCCCTGCTGCTCGAGCTGCATCGGCGTTCGCACCAACGGCCCCCAACTCGTACCCTGCCACCGTTCGTCGCATCCACCAGAATAGAAACACGGCGATGCCAATCCCTAACACCAGGCCCCAACTGATCTCGGGAGTGGTTGATGCGAGCCCTAGGCGCGCGCCATCGGCAACATACACCGTCGTGGCCATGTCAGACGAGGGATCCTGCATGGGGTTGGCTGCTATGTATTTCGTGAAGCTACGGGCGATGTAGTTGAGCATGATGGTGGTGATCACCTCGTGCCCGCCCCGCCACACTTTGATCAGGCCCGCGGGTGCAGCCCACAGCATTCCTGCCAGTGCACCCGAGAGAACGGACAGTGTGACGTGCAGAGGCGCCGGTAGGCCGGTGAGGTAAATGCCGGTCGCCGCCGCTGCAAGCGCACCTACGAGCAACTGTCCTTCTACACCGATGTTGAAGAGGCCGGCACGCAACGCTAAGGCGACTCCCAGCCCGGAGAACAGCAGCGGTGTCATTCGAGTGAAGGTGCCCGAGAGTCCGCCGGGATCGCCGAAAGAGCCTTGAACCCCGGCAACAAGCGCGTCCCACGGGGAGACTCCGGCCATATTCACCAGCGCTCCCAACGCACCGAGTGTGACCACGACTAACGCAAGGAGACGCCAACCCCTCAAGCGGCCCCCTCTTCTACGCCTACCATCAAGCGACCGATCCGTTCCCTATCGATCTGCTCTCCTCGTAGCTCGGCCACAAGCCGACCATCGCGCATCACATAGATAGGCTCACAATTCTCGATCAGTTCGTCGAGGTCGAAGGAGATAACGAGTGCGCCCATGCCTGCCAGACACTGGGTGCGAATCTGCTCGTATACCGATGCGGTACCTCGTACGTCCAGACCTCGTGAAGGCTGGAATGCGAGCAACAGCTTCGCATCGAGATGCAGGGCGCGCGCTACGACCAGGCGCTGCTGGTTGCCCCCCGACAGCTCGGAGACGGGCGCACGCAGAGAGTCCACTTTGATATGGAATCGCTCCACTTGTTCCTTTGCGGCATCCATCTGCTCTCGCGCGCTCAGTAGCGGACCGCGTGCCAGGGGTGGCAACCTCTGCAAGCCCAGAATCGCGTTGTTCAGAAGGTCCCATGTCTCGATGAGACCATGCCTGTGGCGGTCCGCAGCAATGAACCGCAAGCCGAGGCGAAGCCGTCGCACCGGTGGTTCGCGTGTTACATCACGCTCCAGTAGTCGAATGGTTCCTGACAGGGTGGGCCTCACTCCGATGAGTGCCTCGGACAGCTCGGCCTGACCGTTGCCGTCCACGCCCGCTATACCTGCCACTTCTCCCGCTCGGACTTGCAGGCTCAACCCCGCGACGGCGCGGTTGCGGCGATCGCCGAGAACGTGCAAGTCGCGCACATCCAGGAGCACGGGTGCTTCGTGGACGGAAGACCCGACGTCGAGACGAGGACGCATCTCCTCACCGACGATCCACGTGGACAGGCGGACTACGTCGGTGTCGGCCACATCCGACTCACCCACTTTGCGGCCCGCTCGCAGCACCGTAACGCGGTCGCAGTGGTCTACCACTTCGCGCAGCCGGTGGGTGACCAGAATGATGGTCCTGCCGTCATCAGCCAACTCGCGGAGGCTGGAAAAGAGCGCTTGCGCGTCCGGCGGCGAAAGCATTGCGGTGGGTTCGTCGAGGATGAGGATCTCCACCTCCCGCCATAGCAACTTGAGAATCTCCAACTTCTGGCAGCCTGCGGGAGTGAGGGTCTCAGCAGGAGCGTACCAGTCGAACTGAAAACCCATGCGGGCAGCTAGTCTCTGTGCACGCTCGACGGCCTCCGAGCGCTTCAGGACGCCGAGGTGAGCGAGTTCGGCGCCTAGCATCAGGTTGTCGAGGCAGGTGAGCTCGCCGATGATGCTGTAGTGCTGACTGACCATGCCGATGCCGGCGCGAATGGCCTCGCTGGGGCTGCCGAAGCGCACCGGCTTGCCCGCAATCTCGATGTTTCCCGCATCGGGTCGGTACAGCCCGTACAGGACGCGCATCAAGGTCGTTTTGCCCGCACCGTTTTCGCCGACAATGGCGTGTGTCGCCCCCCTTGCCACCTCGAGATCCACTCGGTCGCATGCCACAAGCCGACCGAATCGCTTGGTGACCCCCGACATCCGGACCGCGGGACTCACTCGGAGACTGCCTCCGGTGTACTTAGCCGGCAGTAGAGATCGTAGATGGCCGTGATCCCCTCCTGTCCTCGGCCCTGCGCGACGAGCGAGCCGAAGAGCTGCTGGATTAGGGCGGTGGCGGGAGCGAATGCTCCGCAATCGGCCGCGGATTCGATGGCGTACCTCAGGTCCTTGAGTGCGAGCCGTAGGGAGAATCCAGGGCGGAAGTCGTGACTCACCATCTTCGATCCGAGGTTGCGTAAGGTCCACGAGTCTGCGGCGCCTCCGGACAACACGTCGATGGTTTTGTCTAGATCTAGGCCGTGAACTTTCGCAAAACTTAGGCCTTCGGCCACGGCTGCTATGGTCACTGCGCACACGATTTGGTTGGCCAGTTTGGTCATCTGGCCCGAACCCGACTCTCCGACGTGAGTGACCTTGGCGGAGAACGCCTTCAGCACGGGCTCGACCCTGGCAAGCGCCTCTGGGTCCCCCCCGACCATGGTGCTTAGCGTCCCTTCGATCGCGCCCTTCTCTCCGCCCGTGATCGGTGCGTCCAGAAAGGTGGCGTCGAAGCGGGTGGCATGCTGTGCAAGACGTTTAGCCACACGCGGTTGAATGGTGGAGTGGTCGCACACGATGAGCCCTGGTTGTGCAGAGGCCAATAGTCGCTCGGTGACCTCGGCGGTCTCAACGCTCGTCGGCAGGCAGAGGAGCACGGCATCGCATCTGCCGGCCATCTCCACCGGGTCGGATTGCTTCGCCCCCTTGCCAACCAACTCGGTGACGGCTTGCTGGCTCCGATTGTGCACCCACAGATCGTAGCCGGCATTCAGCACGTGGGCGGCCATCGGCCGCCCCATCACTCCAAGTCCGATGAACCCTATCGTCTTCAACTCACTCCCCCTTCACCGGTCCACCTTAGGTGACCATCGAGGCCAGAAATCATCTCCCGCGCTGCCGACGAGTTTTCTCGGCTCGCGATCGCTTTCGTACAGCCAGATGTCCCGCTGCCCAGACGGCCCTTTGGTGTAGGCGATCTTCCTTCCATCGGGTGACCACTGCGGGTCACCACACAACCCCACATCGGCTTCTGTCAGTAACCTGACGCCACCTTCCTGGGCAGGCAGCAATACTAAGGCCTCTGGTACTACTTCGTCGCCCTCGACCTTGGCCATGATCGCGGCGATTTGCGAACCGTCCGGAGACCAAGAGGGCGAGACGAGAACCGATTTCGCGCCGATTTCCGCGAAAACGGGTACGGGAGTCAGTTTGGCGTTGTCGAGGCTAACGATGAGCAACGCGTCGGTGGGGCCCTCGGGTTCCGGTTGGACGGTCTCCCCTGCTTCCCATGAGCGTCCGGCCTCCTCCGTCTCCTTGGCTTGGGCACCCACGTATGCCACGATGAATTTGTCTTCCGTCGGATGGTACGCAATATCTATGCGTTTGGCGTAGAGCCATACCACCGGAGGCTTCTGCTGTCGCGCCCGCAGATCGTACTGCTGCACGATGAGTACATCTCCGGTGTCTCCACTTATCACCCCCACCAGCGTGCCCGCACTGCGCCCCCATGTCACCTTTCGAAAAGACGATGCGCCGAACTCGGCTTGCCATGCGTCCATAAGAGCCTTTCGCTCTCCTGGACTGATCGTAGGTGGCGGGATAAGCTGCGCCGCGTGCCGCTCGCCCAGGTACAGCACGGATACCGTCCCACCCGCCGTGTGCAGGATGCGCTGACCGGTAGGATCGGATGACAACTCTGCTTTTCGCGAGTGGCTCACGGTGAGTTGGTTCGCCGTTCCATCCCTCGGGCTCAGGTGGAAGATCTGGAAGATACGATCTGTGCGGTTCGAGACGAAGAACAACGTCTTGCCGTCGGGCAACTGCCAGGTTGGCTCGAGGTCTTCTGAACTGGAGTCGGGCTCTGCCCGCACTTCGGTCCCGTCGGGCTTGAGGAACCAGATGTGAGCCGGGCCTTCGCGATCCGAGACGAAGGCCAGCCATCCCGAGGTGTTGGCGGGGAGGATAGGCGCTTGCCCCTTGCCCCAGGTCGAGAGCAGCCAGAAGCCTAGCAGCAAAGCGATTAGCCCCACGAGCCAAAGGAGTGTCTTGGTAGTTCTCATTCGTGCAGCCTTCGTCGGGGCTAGCCCCGGCTCCACCCACTTCCCTGTCCATACCCGCATTCCTTCCGGCCCGGGCCTGTTGAATGACGCGATGACTGCACTGGCGCGGCACGTCCGGGTCGTGCCCCCTAGGGTTGGCAATGCTCGTTCGGTGGGTGGAGCGCGGCCAACGCGGGCCAGGGCACGGAGGTTATGAGCGCCCTACGTCCCGAAGCGAGTGCCGGGGCGGACGCCGTACCCATTGGAGAAGTCGAGGGCGGTCATCCGCCGCTTCGCCTCGGGCTGAATCTCGGTTAGCAGCAGTGCACCGTCCCCACAAGCGACCCCGATGCCGTCGGGTCCGACTGCCACAACACTCCCCGGTTCGGCCGACACGAAGGAATCGATCAACTTAGTGGCGCAGACCTTTACACTGCTGGTCTGATACGTGGTGTGCGCTCCCGGCTGTGGAGTGAACGCCCGGACCCGGTTGTGCAGGGTGCGGGCCGACAAAGCCCAATCCAGGAGGCCCTCCTCTTTCTTCACCTTGGGCGCCTTGGTGGCAAGCGCCGAGTCTTGCGGAGTGCGAGTGAGTCCATCCGGGAGAAGATCGAGAGCCTGAACAATCAGATGCGCACCCATCACGGCTAGACGTTCCGTGAGCTGTCCAGCGTTCTCGTCCTCACCGATCGGGGTCTCTTCCTGCAGCAGAATGTCGCCCGTGTCCATTCCAGCGTCCATCAGCATGATCGTGATTCCGGTCACGGCATCACCATGCTCGATGGCTCGCGGGATGGGGGCTGCGCCTCGCCAGCGCGGGAGCAGCGAAGCGTGAATGTTGATGCCTCCGAGCGGAGCGGCCTCCAGGAGCGTCACCGGCATGATCTGTCCGTAGGCGGCGACTACCAGCACGTCGGGACGCAGCCCGGTCACCAGTCGCAGAAACTCTTCGGATCGACAGCTCTCTGGCCGCAACGCTTCGATTCCCAGTTCAGTCGCAGTCTCGGTGACGGCGCTGGGACGCAGTCGCATACCCCTACCCGAGGGGCTGTCCGGTTGGCTAACCACGCCAATCAGGTCGTGGTTCGAGTTGGCGATGGCTCGCAGGGCGGGCACCGCGAACGGGGCGGTGCCGAAGTACAGAACCCTCATATCTCGGGCTCTTCGCCCTCGTCGTCTTCCGGAATGTGCCAGTGGAGGCTGGAGGCGACTGCGCGGTCCGTAAAGAGAATGCCGTTCAGATGATCGATTTCGTGCAATGCGATGCGTGCGGGCATGCCGCTCAGCTTCAGGTGCACTGGCTTGCCCTTGCGGTTTAGTGCACGCACTTCGGCTTCGGCAGCGCGCTCGACGTCCCCGTACAGTCCGGGAAGGCTCAGGCACCCTTCTTGGCCCAAGATCGCCCCGCTCTCCGACACGACCTCGGGATTGATCAGCACATGGATGTCCTCTCCAACGGGGGCAACAAGGATAACCCTTTCTGACACGCCGACCTGCGGCGCTGCCAAACCCAGGCCGTTTGCCCTTTTGAGGATAGTGATCATGCGCCGAATGAGATCCTGTACGTCCGGCGAGATTCGCTTGACTGGCTCGGCAACGGCGCGCAGAACCGGATCGGGGTATTTCACCACGCCCGGATTGGCCGATGCATAGAAGTCGGCGACGTGCTCCGGGATCACCACCTCTGTTGCGACGATACTGTTCACGAAGAAGATTGTACCGGGCCGAAGCGATGTAGGGTCATGCGAGGGTCTGCGGGTCGACATCTACGGCCAACCGTGCGCGAAACTTGCCGCCGCGCAGCGCATCTCGTAGGAGGGGGCCGGGTCGGGCATCCGGGGCAAACTTGGCGAGGATAATCCGCCGGTACACGCCCATCACCTGTTCGGGGACTGCCTCGGCCGGGCCAAGCACCTCGACACCCGGGATCGGTGCCATTGCTCGAGCCACGGTAGCTGCGTCGTGAAGGGCTATCGCCCGAACCTCGCTCGAAACCACGACCTGGGCG
Protein-coding sequences here:
- a CDS encoding PD40 domain-containing protein → MRTTKTLLWLVGLIALLLGFWLLSTWGKGQAPILPANTSGWLAFVSDREGPAHIWFLKPDGTEVRAEPDSSSEDLEPTWQLPDGKTLFFVSNRTDRIFQIFHLSPRDGTANQLTVSHSRKAELSSDPTGQRILHTAGGTVSVLYLGERHAAQLIPPPTISPGERKALMDAWQAEFGASSFRKVTWGRSAGTLVGVISGDTGDVLIVQQYDLRARQQKPPVVWLYAKRIDIAYHPTEDKFIVAYVGAQAKETEEAGRSWEAGETVQPEPEGPTDALLIVSLDNAKLTPVPVFAEIGAKSVLVSPSWSPDGSQIAAIMAKVEGDEVVPEALVLLPAQEGGVRLLTEADVGLCGDPQWSPDGRKIAYTKGPSGQRDIWLYESDREPRKLVGSAGDDFWPRWSPKVDR
- a CDS encoding methionyl-tRNA formyltransferase, whose product is MRVLYFGTAPFAVPALRAIANSNHDLIGVVSQPDSPSGRGMRLRPSAVTETATELGIEALRPESCRSEEFLRLVTGLRPDVLVVAAYGQIMPVTLLEAAPLGGINIHASLLPRWRGAAPIPRAIEHGDAVTGITIMLMDAGMDTGDILLQEETPIGEDENAGQLTERLAVMGAHLIVQALDLLPDGLTRTPQDSALATKAPKVKKEEGLLDWALSARTLHNRVRAFTPQPGAHTTYQTSSVKVCATKLIDSFVSAEPGSVVAVGPDGIGVACGDGALLLTEIQPEAKRRMTALDFSNGYGVRPGTRFGT
- a CDS encoding ABC transporter permease, translating into MDALIRALIEATLRGATPLTFAAMGGLICERSGVINIGLEGLMLFGAFFAALGSDRTGSPILGLLTGVLAAVALSSLHALNTQRLRIDHVVSGVAVNAIAFGGTAFLILPLFGQHGSTPEVPAMSQWVFIAVALALPVVAWLWLFRTRGGLHVLAVGNDPDKAAAMGLHPVRIRTGAVLMSGVLAGLGGGFLSLAYVNQFSEAVTAGRGFIALAALVLGRWHPLGAFTAALGFGLFDALQMRMQGVPILGMTAPSEFWSSLPYALTIVALIVFAKRARPPAALGKI
- a CDS encoding ABC transporter ATP-binding protein, whose amino-acid sequence is MSPAVRMSGVTKRFGRLVACDRVDLEVARGATHAIVGENGAGKTTLMRVLYGLYRPDAGNIEIAGKPVRFGSPSEAIRAGIGMVSQHYSIIGELTCLDNLMLGAELAHLGVLKRSEAVERAQRLAARMGFQFDWYAPAETLTPAGCQKLEILKLLWREVEILILDEPTAMLSPPDAQALFSSLRELADDGRTIILVTHRLREVVDHCDRVTVLRAGRKVGESDVADTDVVRLSTWIVGEEMRPRLDVGSSVHEAPVLLDVRDLHVLGDRRNRAVAGLSLQVRAGEVAGIAGVDGNGQAELSEALIGVRPTLSGTIRLLERDVTREPPVRRLRLGLRFIAADRHRHGLIETWDLLNNAILGLQRLPPLARGPLLSAREQMDAAKEQVERFHIKVDSLRAPVSELSGGNQQRLVVARALHLDAKLLLAFQPSRGLDVRGTASVYEQIRTQCLAGMGALVISFDLDELIENCEPIYVMRDGRLVAELRGEQIDRERIGRLMVGVEEGAA
- a CDS encoding ABC transporter permease, which gives rise to MRGWRLLALVVVTLGALGALVNMAGVSPWDALVAGVQGSFGDPGGLSGTFTRMTPLLFSGLGVALALRAGLFNIGVEGQLLVGALAAAATGIYLTGLPAPLHVTLSVLSGALAGMLWAAPAGLIKVWRGGHEVITTIMLNYIARSFTKYIAANPMQDPSSDMATTVYVADGARLGLASTTPEISWGLVLGIGIAVFLFWWMRRTVAGYELGAVGANADAARAAGVNVKRTIVWAMAASGALAGIAGAMQVCAYEFRFYDGISPGYGFDSLAVALIALANPLIVCLSSLLFGALAQGAQSAQVVTEIPKEIAAVVQGVVILLAAGIGWQRLRRSD
- a CDS encoding FliA/WhiG family RNA polymerase sigma factor codes for the protein MQPQLLPEYWRKYKTENDLDARLQLIDHYKYLVKITAGRVVSSPPPGLDREDLVGAGVQGLIKAIDQFDRSREVKFETYAIALIRGAILEMLRDEDWVPRSIRERLKLLERTHMHLEAKLGRPPREVEVAEAMNMTLEDYHQLLIQLGRTTLASIDDVLASNEAEDQLRVSDIVEDRHSNPEGEIHGKEIRRLLTDCIERLPEREHLVITLYYYEGLTFKEIGKVLGVSESRVYQLHTQAMLRLRVGLSDNVTMFAHQ
- a CDS encoding NAD(P)-dependent oxidoreductase; the encoded protein is MKTIGFIGLGVMGRPMAAHVLNAGYDLWVHNRSQQAVTELVGKGAKQSDPVEMAGRCDAVLLCLPTSVETAEVTERLLASAQPGLIVCDHSTIQPRVAKRLAQHATRFDATFLDAPITGGEKGAIEGTLSTMVGGDPEALARVEPVLKAFSAKVTHVGESGSGQMTKLANQIVCAVTIAAVAEGLSFAKVHGLDLDKTIDVLSGGAADSWTLRNLGSKMVSHDFRPGFSLRLALKDLRYAIESAADCGAFAPATALIQQLFGSLVAQGRGQEGITAIYDLYCRLSTPEAVSE
- the def gene encoding peptide deformylase — translated: MSTRRPSHDPTSLRPGTIFFVNSIVATEVVIPEHVADFYASANPGVVKYPDPVLRAVAEPVKRISPDVQDLIRRMITILKRANGLGLAAPQVGVSERVILVAPVGEDIHVLINPEVVSESGAILGQEGCLSLPGLYGDVERAAEAEVRALNRKGKPVHLKLSGMPARIALHEIDHLNGILFTDRAVASSLHWHIPEDDEGEEPEI